A stretch of the Streptomyces ortus genome encodes the following:
- a CDS encoding primosomal protein N' — translation MSSDDGQRGGGADGAPPEQLALIRDAVRKAPRAKPRTWRGAAVAEHLPVARVLVDKGVLHLDRYFDYAVPAELDADAQPGVRVRVRFGAGRHRVREGRREGGGLIDGFLVERLAESDYSGPLAALAQVVSPEIVLSEELLGLARAVADRYAGSLADVLQLAVPPRNARAEGKPSPEPLPVPGVPAVGSWGRYPRGPAFIESLAGGGAPRAVWNALPGPGWAEELARAVAATLASGRGALVVVPDGRAVSRVDAALTSVLGEGRHAVLTAEAGPEKRYRQWLAVRRGSVRAVVGTRAAMFAPVRDLGLVAVWDDGDGSHSEPHAPQPHAREVLLLRAAHDKCAFLLGSWSCTVEAAQLVETGWAAPLVAERAQVRAAAPLVRTVGDQDLARDEAARAARLPTLAWQAVREGLKHGPVLVQVPRRGYVPRMACARCRAPARCLHCAGPLEGQDAGVLRCGWCGREEERWHCPECGGFRLRAQVVGARRTAEELGRAFPAVPVRTSGREQVLDTVPGSPALVVSTPGAEPVAEGGYAAALLLDGWAMLGRPDLRAGEESLRRWIDAAALVRGQGDGGTVVVVAEPTLRPVQALVRWDPVGHAVRELAERAELGFPPVSRMASVSGTAEALAAFLATVELPGEAELLGPVPVPPADPGRPRRAGAPPAGEPWERALIRVPPGKGAALASALKHAQAARMARGGSARGGSGGGGAGGGGRGGPGGPGGRGGLGGGGGDAVWIRIDPPDIG, via the coding sequence GTGAGCAGCGACGACGGGCAGAGGGGTGGCGGGGCCGACGGGGCGCCGCCCGAGCAGCTCGCCCTGATCCGGGACGCCGTGCGCAAGGCGCCGCGGGCCAAGCCGCGGACCTGGCGCGGGGCCGCGGTCGCCGAGCATCTGCCCGTCGCGCGGGTGCTCGTGGACAAGGGCGTGCTGCACCTCGACCGCTACTTCGACTACGCCGTGCCCGCCGAGCTGGACGCCGACGCCCAGCCCGGGGTGCGGGTGCGCGTACGGTTCGGGGCCGGACGGCACCGGGTGCGGGAGGGGCGGCGCGAGGGCGGCGGGCTGATCGACGGCTTCCTCGTCGAGCGGCTGGCCGAGTCCGACTATTCGGGCCCCCTGGCGGCACTCGCCCAGGTCGTGTCACCCGAGATCGTGTTGAGCGAGGAGCTGCTGGGCCTCGCCCGCGCCGTCGCCGACCGGTACGCGGGAAGTCTGGCCGACGTCCTGCAACTGGCCGTCCCGCCGCGCAACGCCCGCGCCGAAGGAAAGCCGTCCCCCGAGCCGCTGCCCGTGCCTGGCGTGCCGGCCGTGGGGTCCTGGGGCAGGTATCCGCGCGGGCCCGCCTTCATCGAGTCGCTCGCGGGCGGCGGGGCACCCCGGGCCGTGTGGAACGCGCTGCCGGGGCCCGGCTGGGCCGAGGAACTGGCGCGGGCCGTCGCAGCGACGCTCGCCTCGGGGCGCGGCGCGCTCGTCGTCGTGCCCGACGGGCGGGCGGTCAGCCGGGTGGACGCGGCGCTCACCTCGGTGCTGGGGGAGGGGCGGCACGCCGTGCTCACCGCGGAGGCCGGGCCCGAGAAGCGGTACCGGCAGTGGCTGGCCGTGCGGCGCGGGTCCGTACGGGCCGTGGTGGGGACCAGGGCCGCCATGTTCGCACCCGTGCGGGATCTGGGGCTGGTGGCCGTCTGGGACGACGGGGACGGCAGCCACAGCGAACCGCACGCCCCGCAGCCGCATGCCCGCGAGGTGCTGCTGCTGCGGGCCGCCCATGACAAGTGCGCCTTCCTGCTGGGGAGTTGGAGCTGCACCGTCGAGGCCGCCCAGCTCGTCGAGACCGGCTGGGCGGCGCCGCTCGTCGCCGAGCGGGCACAGGTGCGCGCGGCGGCTCCGCTCGTACGGACCGTCGGCGACCAGGATCTCGCGCGTGACGAGGCGGCACGGGCCGCGCGGCTGCCCACCCTCGCCTGGCAGGCCGTGCGCGAAGGGCTGAAGCACGGGCCCGTACTCGTACAGGTTCCGCGGCGGGGTTACGTGCCCCGTATGGCCTGTGCGCGGTGCCGGGCGCCCGCGCGGTGCCTGCACTGCGCCGGGCCGCTGGAGGGGCAGGACGCCGGGGTCCTGCGGTGCGGGTGGTGCGGCCGGGAGGAGGAAAGGTGGCACTGCCCCGAGTGCGGCGGGTTCCGGCTGCGGGCCCAGGTCGTGGGGGCGCGAAGGACCGCCGAGGAGCTGGGGCGCGCGTTCCCGGCCGTCCCCGTGCGGACCTCGGGCCGCGAACAGGTGCTGGACACGGTGCCGGGGTCGCCCGCGCTCGTCGTGAGCACGCCGGGCGCGGAGCCGGTGGCCGAGGGCGGCTACGCGGCGGCGCTGCTACTGGACGGCTGGGCGATGCTCGGTCGGCCGGACCTGCGGGCCGGCGAGGAGTCGCTGCGGCGGTGGATCGACGCGGCGGCGCTGGTGCGGGGGCAGGGGGACGGCGGGACCGTGGTGGTCGTGGCCGAGCCGACGCTGCGGCCCGTGCAGGCGCTGGTGCGCTGGGACCCGGTCGGGCACGCGGTGCGCGAGCTGGCCGAGCGGGCCGAGCTGGGGTTCCCGCCGGTGTCGCGGATGGCGTCCGTGTCCGGGACGGCGGAGGCGCTCGCCGCGTTCCTCGCCACGGTGGAACTGCCCGGCGAGGCCGAGCTGCTGGGACCGGTGCCGGTGCCTCCGGCGGACCCCGGCAGGCCGCGGCGGGCCGGGGCACCGCCTGCGGGCGAGCCGTGGGAGCGGGCGCTCATCCGGGTGCCCCCGGGAAAGGGAGCGGCACTGGCCTCCGCGCTCAAGCATGCGCAGGCTGCGCGGATGGCTCGCGGGGGGAGCGCGCGCGGCGGGAGTGGGGGTGGCGGAGCTGGTGGGGGCGGCCGGGGAGGCCCGGGAGGGCCGGGCGGCCGGGGTGGCCTGGGCGGCGGCGGGGGCGATGCGGTGTGGATTCGGATTGATCCGCCGGATATCGGGTGA
- the metK gene encoding methionine adenosyltransferase, protein MSRRLFTSESVTEGHPDKIADQISDTILDALLREDPSSRVAVETLITTGLVHVAGEVTTKAYAPIAQLVRDKILEIGYDSSKKGFDGASCGVSVSIGSQSPDIAQGVDTAYEKRVAGSGAGAEEDELDKQGAGDQGLMFGYATDETPELMPLPIHLAHRLARRLSEVRKNGTIPYLRPDGKTQVTIEYDGDKAVRLDTVVVSSQHASDIDLDSLLAPDIREFVVEPELKALLDDGIKLETEGYRLLVNPTGRFEIGGPMGDAGLTGRKIIIDTYGGMARHGGGAFSGKDPSKVDRSAAYAMRWVAKNVVAAGLASRCEVQVAYAIGKAEPVGLFVETFGTAKVDAEKIETAISEVFDLRPAAIIRDLDLLRPIYSKTAAYGHFGRALPEFTWEKTDRVDALRKAAGL, encoded by the coding sequence GTGTCCCGTCGCCTGTTCACCTCGGAGTCCGTGACCGAGGGTCACCCCGACAAGATCGCTGACCAGATCAGCGACACCATCCTCGATGCGCTTCTGCGTGAGGACCCGTCGTCCCGGGTCGCCGTCGAGACGCTGATCACGACCGGCCTCGTGCACGTGGCCGGCGAGGTCACGACCAAGGCCTACGCGCCGATCGCGCAGCTCGTGCGCGACAAGATCCTCGAAATCGGCTACGACTCCTCCAAGAAGGGCTTCGACGGCGCCTCCTGTGGCGTGTCCGTGTCGATCGGCTCCCAGTCCCCGGACATCGCGCAGGGCGTGGACACCGCGTACGAGAAGCGGGTCGCGGGTTCCGGCGCGGGTGCGGAAGAGGACGAGCTCGACAAGCAGGGCGCCGGCGACCAGGGCCTGATGTTCGGCTACGCGACGGACGAGACCCCGGAGCTCATGCCGCTCCCGATCCACCTCGCGCACCGGCTCGCGCGCCGCCTCTCCGAGGTCCGCAAGAACGGCACCATCCCGTACCTGCGCCCCGACGGCAAGACCCAGGTCACCATCGAGTACGACGGCGACAAGGCGGTCCGCCTGGACACCGTCGTCGTCTCCTCGCAGCACGCCTCCGACATCGACCTGGACTCGCTGCTCGCGCCCGACATCCGCGAGTTCGTGGTGGAGCCCGAGCTGAAGGCGCTCCTGGACGACGGCATCAAGCTGGAGACCGAGGGCTACCGCCTGCTGGTCAACCCGACCGGCCGCTTCGAGATCGGCGGCCCGATGGGTGACGCCGGTCTGACCGGCCGCAAGATCATCATCGACACCTACGGCGGTATGGCCCGCCACGGTGGCGGCGCGTTCTCCGGCAAGGACCCGTCCAAGGTCGACCGTTCCGCCGCGTACGCCATGCGGTGGGTCGCCAAGAACGTCGTCGCGGCGGGCCTCGCCTCCCGCTGCGAGGTCCAGGTCGCCTACGCGATCGGCAAGGCCGAGCCCGTCGGACTCTTCGTCGAGACCTTCGGCACCGCCAAGGTCGACGCCGAGAAGATCGAGACGGCCATCTCCGAGGTCTTCGACCTCCGCCCGGCCGCGATCATCCGCGACCTCGACCTGCTGCGGCCCATCTACTCCAAGACGGCCGCGTACGGCCACTTCGGGCGCGCGCTCCCCGAGTTCACCTGGGAGAAGACGGACCGGGTGGACGCGCTGCGCAAGGCGGCGGGCCTCTAG
- the fmt gene encoding methionyl-tRNA formyltransferase, with product MKLVFAGTPEVAVPALDALIASGRHEVAAVVTRPDAPAGRGRRLVASPVAQRAEEAGIEVLRPARPRDEDFLARLREIAPDCCPVVAYGALLPRVALDIPAHGWVNLHFSLLPAWRGAAPVQHAVMAGDEITGASTFLIEEGLDSGPVYGTVTEEVRPTDTSGDLLTRLAFAGSGLLAATMDGIEDGTLKAVPQPADGVTLAPKISVEDARVDWAAPALRVDRVVRGCTPSPGAWTVFRGERLKLIQVVPVPGRTELAPGALEVGKNNVYVGTGSYAVELVWVQAQGKKPMQAGRLGAGVRCLGGEGGGGGLRGVRLRRRPSGMWGRGQGPGARSVGACRSGRAVALE from the coding sequence ATGAAGCTCGTCTTCGCCGGTACCCCCGAGGTCGCCGTTCCCGCTCTGGACGCCCTGATCGCCTCCGGGCGGCACGAGGTGGCCGCCGTCGTCACGCGGCCCGACGCGCCGGCCGGACGGGGGCGCAGGCTCGTCGCCAGCCCCGTCGCCCAGCGTGCCGAGGAGGCCGGGATCGAGGTGCTCAGGCCGGCCCGGCCGCGCGACGAGGACTTCCTGGCTCGGCTGAGGGAGATCGCCCCGGACTGCTGCCCCGTCGTCGCCTACGGCGCGCTGCTGCCCCGGGTCGCGCTGGACATCCCCGCCCACGGCTGGGTCAACCTGCACTTCTCGCTGCTGCCCGCCTGGCGCGGGGCGGCGCCCGTGCAGCACGCGGTCATGGCGGGGGACGAGATCACCGGCGCGTCCACGTTCCTCATCGAGGAGGGGCTCGACTCCGGGCCGGTGTACGGGACCGTCACCGAGGAGGTGCGGCCCACCGACACCAGCGGGGATCTGCTGACGCGGCTCGCCTTCGCCGGGTCCGGGCTGCTCGCGGCGACCATGGACGGGATCGAGGACGGCACCCTGAAGGCCGTGCCGCAGCCTGCCGACGGTGTCACCCTGGCCCCGAAGATCAGCGTCGAGGACGCGCGGGTGGACTGGGCCGCGCCGGCGCTGCGGGTCGACCGGGTCGTACGGGGGTGCACGCCCTCGCCCGGGGCGTGGACCGTCTTCCGCGGGGAGCGGCTGAAGCTGATCCAGGTCGTGCCGGTTCCCGGGCGGACGGAGCTTGCGCCGGGGGCGCTGGAGGTCGGGAAGAACAACGTGTACGTGGGTACGGGGTCGTACGCCGTCGAGTTGGTGTGGGTGCAGGCGCAGGGGAAGAAGCCGATGCAGGCAGGCCGACTGGGCGCAGGGGTTCGTTGCCTCGGTGGCGAAGGTGGTGGGGGGGGGCTGAGGGGCGTGCGCCTCCGGCGAAGGCCGTCGGGGATGTGGGGCCGAGGCCAGGGCCCCGGGGCCAGGAGTGTGGGGGCCTGCCGTAGCGGACGTGCCGTTGCCCTGGAGTGA
- a CDS encoding RsmB/NOP family class I SAM-dependent RNA methyltransferase yields MSEQTRRPRQQGKPYRRPKQDPVRMLAFDALRAVDERDAYANLVLPPLLRKAREQGDFDGRDAALATELVYGTLRRQGTYDAVIAACVDRPLREVDPPVLDVLSLGAHQLLGTRIPTHAAVSATVDLARIVLGDGRAKFVNAVLRKISRQELDAWIEQVAPPYDEDAEDHLAVVHSHPRWIVSALWDSLGGGRAGIEDLLEADNERPEVTLVARPGRATADGILGEVGAEAALPGRWSPYAVRLSEGGEPGAIDAVREGRAGVQDEGSQLVAIALANAPLDGPDRAWLDGCAGPGGKAAMLAGLAAERGAVLLASEKQPHRAKLVANALAGNPGPYQVIAADGTRPPWRPGTFDRVLMDVPCTGLGALRRRPEARWRRRPADLDGFAPLQRGLLRTALDSVRVGGVVGYATCSPHLAETRAVVNDVLKEKDAELIDARPLFVDVPSLGEGPDVQLWPHVHGTDAMYLALIRRTG; encoded by the coding sequence GTGAGTGAGCAGACTCGTCGGCCCCGTCAGCAGGGCAAGCCCTACCGTCGTCCGAAGCAGGACCCGGTCCGCATGCTTGCCTTCGATGCTTTGCGGGCGGTGGACGAGAGGGACGCGTATGCGAATCTCGTACTGCCGCCCCTCCTGCGCAAGGCGCGGGAGCAGGGCGACTTCGACGGCCGCGACGCCGCGCTGGCCACGGAGCTGGTCTACGGAACACTGCGCAGACAGGGGACGTACGACGCCGTCATCGCCGCCTGCGTGGACCGGCCGCTGCGCGAGGTCGACCCGCCGGTCCTGGACGTCCTGAGCCTGGGCGCGCATCAATTGCTCGGGACACGGATCCCGACGCACGCCGCCGTGTCCGCGACCGTCGACCTCGCGCGGATCGTGCTCGGCGACGGGCGGGCGAAGTTCGTCAACGCCGTGCTCCGCAAGATCTCCCGGCAGGAGCTGGACGCCTGGATCGAGCAGGTCGCCCCGCCCTACGACGAGGACGCCGAGGACCACCTCGCGGTCGTGCACTCGCATCCGCGGTGGATCGTCTCGGCGCTGTGGGACTCGCTCGGCGGCGGACGCGCCGGCATCGAGGATCTGCTGGAGGCCGACAACGAACGGCCAGAGGTGACCCTGGTCGCCAGGCCCGGTCGCGCCACCGCCGACGGGATCCTCGGCGAGGTCGGCGCGGAGGCCGCGCTGCCGGGCCGCTGGTCGCCGTACGCGGTGCGGCTGTCCGAGGGCGGCGAACCGGGCGCCATCGACGCCGTACGCGAAGGACGGGCCGGCGTCCAGGACGAGGGCAGCCAGCTCGTGGCGATCGCTCTCGCGAACGCGCCCCTCGACGGACCCGACCGGGCATGGCTCGACGGATGCGCAGGACCGGGCGGCAAGGCGGCCATGCTCGCCGGGCTCGCCGCCGAGCGTGGGGCCGTGCTGCTCGCCTCCGAGAAGCAACCGCACCGGGCCAAACTGGTCGCGAACGCGCTCGCCGGAAACCCCGGGCCGTACCAGGTGATCGCCGCCGACGGGACCCGGCCGCCGTGGCGCCCGGGGACCTTCGACCGCGTGCTGATGGACGTGCCGTGCACCGGGCTCGGTGCCCTGCGGCGGCGGCCCGAGGCGCGCTGGCGGCGGCGGCCCGCCGACCTGGACGGGTTCGCCCCGTTGCAGCGCGGACTGCTGCGCACCGCGCTCGACTCGGTGCGGGTCGGCGGTGTCGTCGGGTACGCCACCTGCTCGCCGCACCTCGCCGAGACCCGGGCCGTGGTCAACGACGTACTCAAGGAGAAGGACGCCGAACTCATCGACGCCCGCCCGCTCTTCGTGGACGTCCCGTCCCTGGGCGAGGGCCCGGACGTTCAGCTCTGGCCGCATGTGCACGGGACGGACGCCATGTATCTGGCGTTGATCCGCCGGACCGGCTGA